One Hypomesus transpacificus isolate Combined female chromosome 21, fHypTra1, whole genome shotgun sequence genomic region harbors:
- the krt97 gene encoding keratin 97, with protein MSTLSQRSFSSSRPSSASLYGYSSRVGMSRAPSVYGGAGGQSVRVSYASGSRGGFDLSSAAGGNNNAANEKATMQNLNDRLATYLEKVRLLETANAKLEFQIREWYEKKTPVVNDYSKYQAIIADLRKKISVASLDNARILLMIDNAKLAAEDFKLKYENEMSMRMSVEADIAGLRKVLDELTMSRSDLEMQIEGLKEELLYLKKNHAEEIVAMRAAMSSSSVNVEVDAAPQEDMASVMDEIRAQYEGIVEKNRREMEAWYKVKFDELNKVVTSNTQELQMSQQELSELKRTFQSLEIELQSQINLRSAMEGQLTETQNRYNRQLSQLQMTVNSLETELGKMKMDIERQACEYKMLLDIKTRLEMEIAEYRRLLDGEASGQAVIIKKVEVVKQAPVITKRVRTVVEEVVDGKVVSRTEDVDVAVVSK; from the exons ATGAGTACCTTGTCCCAGCGCAGTTTTTCCTCCAGCCGtccctcctccgcctctctctaCGGATACTCATCTCGAGTTGGCATGTCAAGGGCACCAAGTGTCTATGGAGGTGCAGGGGGGCAAAGCGTCCGTGTGTCCTACGCTTCGGGCTCAAGGGGCGGCTTTGACTTGTCCAGCGCGGCCGGAGGAAACAATAATGCCGCCAACGAGAAGGCCACCATGCAGAACCTGAATGACCGTCTGGCCACCTACCTGGAAAAGGTCCGCTTGCTGGAGACTGCCAATGCCAAGCTCGAGTTTCAAATCCGCGAGTGGTATGAAAAGAAAACTCCTGTCGTTAATGACTACAGCAAATACCAGGCTATTATTGCTGACCTGCGCAAAAAG ATCAGCGTTGCTTCCTTGGACAACGCCAGGATCCTCCTCATGATTGACAATGCAAAACTGGCCGCTGAAGATTTCAAACTCAA GTATGAGAACGAAATGTCAATGCGCATGTCGGTGGAGGCAGATATCGCAGGACTGAGGAAGGTTCTGGATGAGCTCACCATGTCCAGGTCCGACCTGGAGATGCAGATCGAGGGCCTGAAGGAGGAGCTTCTCTATCTCAAGAAGAACCACGCTGAG GAGATAGTAGCCATGCGCGCCGCCATGAGCTCCAGCTCGGTCAACGTGGAGGTGGACGCCGCGCCCCAGGAGGACATGGCCAGCGTGATGGATGAGATCAGGGCCCAGTACGAGGGCATCGTGGAAAAGAACCGTCGCGAAATGGAGGCCTGGTACAAGGTCAAG TTTGATGAGCTCAACAAGGTGGTGACAAGCAACACACAGGAACTCCAGATGTCCCAACAAGAGCTAAGCGAGCTGAAGAGGACCTTCCAGAGTCTGGAGATCGAGCTACAATCCCAGATTAACCTG agATCCGCCATGGAGGGCCAGCTGACCGAAACACAGAACAGGTACAACAGGCAACTGAGCCAGCTCCAGATGACGGTCAACAGCTTGGAGACCGAACTCGGGAAGATGAAGATGGACATCGAGAGGCAGGCCTGCGAGTACAAGATGCTGCTGGACATCAAGACCAGGCTGGAGATGGAGATCGCCGAGTACAGGAGGCTGCTGGACGGAGAGGCCTCAGG ccAAGCCGTGATCATAAAGAAGGTCGAGGTTGTGAAAC AGGCGCCCGTGATCACCAAGAGGGTCAGGACAGTCGTCGAGGAGGTGGTTGACGGAAAGGTGGTCTCTCGCACAGAGGACGTGGATGTGGCAGTTGTCAGCAAGTAG